A region of the Conyzicola lurida genome:
CCGCTCCAGTTCTACGGTGCCGACCTGTTCTCGTACGCCACCAACGTCGAGCTGCGCCCCGACTTCCCCACCGCGGGAGCCCTCGCCCAGGGCTTCTGGCAGCGCGAGAGCGGCCAGGTCGTCGACGGAGTGCTGTCGTTCGACCCGATCGCGCTGAGCTACCTGCTCCAGGCGACCGGTCCGCTGACCCTCCCCACGGGCGAGGTGCTGCAGGCCGACAACGCCGTGAAGATGCTGCTCAGCGACGTCTACGCGAACTACACGGTGCCCGCCCAGCAGGACGCGTTCTTCGCGGGGGCCGCCGCCGCGGTCTTCAGCGCCGTCACCACGTCGACGCCCGACATCCCCCTCCTGGTGAACGCCCTGTCGCGCTCGGTCGAGGAGCATCGCCTGATGGCGTGGAGCGCGCTGCCCGCGGAACAGGAACTGCTCGCGGGCACGACTATCGCGGGAACCCTCGCCACGGACAACGCCGACAAGACCGAGATCGGGGTGTTCTTCGTCGAGAACTCCGCCTCGAAGATGTCGTACTACCTGAACACGGCCGTGGCCTTGACGAACAACTCGTGCCTCACCCCCGAGACTCCGAACTTCAACGCGAGCATCTCGCTCAACTCGTCGATCTCGGCCGCCGAGTATTCGGCACTGCCGGCCTACGTCAAGTCGCAGGTCTACCTGCGCCCGGTGAAGACCCGCACGCTCGTCTACGTCTACGGGCCCGTCGGTGGCGCGTACATCGACACGACCTGGAACCAGAGCGGCATGCTCTCCGAGGTCGTCTCAGTCGGCACGGACCTCGGCCGTCCGGTCGTCGCGATCGCGGTCGACCTGCGTCCGGGCGAGACCAGCAACGTCTCGGTCACCTTCGCCGGTGCGCCCGGCGAGTACGGCCCGGCCGAAGCACGCGTCACGCCGATGATCAACGCGACCACGGTCGGCACCGCGAACCCCGGCTGCGAGTAACCGGCCCGCCGCGACAACGAGAAAGCCGCACCCGCCCGTCAGGGCAGGTGCGGCTTCGTCGTTGTGTGGCCGGTGCGCTACTCGGCGGCGGCGGCCGCGGCCTGGGTCAGGATGAAGTCGTCCGCCGTGACCTTGCTGCCGGACTCGAGGGTGAACTCGAGAACCGCCGACGTGGCATCCGGCCCGGTCGTGAACGTGACCCAGTTGGACGCCCAGTTCGTCGAGGTGAAGCTGCTCGCGACCCGGTCGCCGCCGAACTCCGACGCGCTGATCGTCGCGATGCCCGCTCCCTTGCCCAGGCGGGCGTGGGTGCCGAACGTGTACGTCGTATCGGGCAGCAGGCCCTCGACCGTCGTGCTCACGGCCGATCCCGGCTTGGCGAGCTGCACGGCCTTGGCGCCGCTGCGGATGTCGCCCGCCAGCACGTTGGCGACGCCGGTCGACGACCAGCCGTCAAGCGTGCCCTCCTCGAATCCGCCGTTCGGGATGCCGAGACGGTACGCCTCGAACTCGGCGAGCTGGAACCC
Encoded here:
- a CDS encoding DUF4012 domain-containing protein — translated: MPTKPLEKQPQHEGKARYRAKSPWGTKQKVLLGAGIVVALVILGGIWVGALALSTKSSLEHAQATIGEIQEKAAAQDFEGALALVDDVKSDTATAASNTNQPVWRLFELTPVLGTNLTAVRQISTVIDDLVVKGIDPIVEVAGDGVDSFKPVDGRIDVQKIRDLAAAVALADDQVTASVTAVEAINTDGTIGQVSEATTMIQGLLTDAAEPVHQARGVIDALPAILGGDAPRNYILLFPNNAESVSLGGNTAAWVLLNVTDGAIAITGQPSSQDFPRDEGVPIALPAEPLQFYGADLFSYATNVELRPDFPTAGALAQGFWQRESGQVVDGVLSFDPIALSYLLQATGPLTLPTGEVLQADNAVKMLLSDVYANYTVPAQQDAFFAGAAAAVFSAVTTSTPDIPLLVNALSRSVEEHRLMAWSALPAEQELLAGTTIAGTLATDNADKTEIGVFFVENSASKMSYYLNTAVALTNNSCLTPETPNFNASISLNSSISAAEYSALPAYVKSQVYLRPVKTRTLVYVYGPVGGAYIDTTWNQSGMLSEVVSVGTDLGRPVVAIAVDLRPGETSNVSVTFAGAPGEYGPAEARVTPMINATTVGTANPGCE